From a region of the Cognatiyoonia koreensis genome:
- a CDS encoding DEAD/DEAH box helicase yields the protein MDFDMLGLAPRLVAKLKEQGITDPTPIQTQAIPHAMNGRDVMGLAQTGTGKTAAFGLPMIDALMKAGVKPNPKTARGLILAPTRELAKQIADNLTDYTKGSHLKVALVVGGAGIVAQQKRLQNGVDLLVATPGRLIDLLDRKAVRLNETIYLVLDEADQMLDMGFIHALRQIAPLLANDRQTMMFSATMPKLMSELADTYLKDAVRVQVNPPGQAVKKIDQRVHFVAQAAKSELLVELLDKHRDELALVFGRTKHGCEKLFKFLEKKGFAAASIHGNKSQGQRERAIEAFKSGKVRVLVATDVAARGIDIPGVRHVYNYDLPNVAENYVHRIGRTARAGAEGTAHALVAPDEMIELKDIEKAMKATIPIASGREWDIQPGQKKRPNGGGGGGRGRGKPRNAGGAGGGNKPGHTNAKPKSGNRRRKPATGRGRSTAAA from the coding sequence ATGGACTTTGATATGCTGGGCCTCGCGCCCCGTCTTGTTGCGAAATTGAAAGAACAAGGCATTACTGACCCGACCCCGATCCAGACCCAGGCGATCCCGCATGCCATGAACGGCCGCGATGTGATGGGCCTTGCGCAGACGGGCACGGGCAAAACCGCAGCCTTTGGCCTGCCGATGATCGACGCCTTGATGAAGGCAGGCGTCAAGCCGAACCCCAAGACTGCACGCGGCCTAATTCTTGCGCCAACACGCGAGCTGGCCAAACAAATTGCGGACAATTTGACCGATTATACCAAGGGCAGCCATTTGAAGGTCGCGCTTGTGGTGGGGGGAGCTGGCATCGTTGCCCAGCAAAAGCGTCTACAGAACGGTGTCGACCTTCTGGTGGCGACACCAGGTCGCCTGATTGATCTGCTGGACCGCAAAGCCGTGCGGCTTAATGAAACGATCTATCTGGTGCTGGACGAGGCGGACCAGATGCTGGACATGGGCTTTATCCACGCATTGCGCCAGATCGCGCCACTGCTGGCGAACGATCGTCAGACCATGATGTTCTCGGCCACGATGCCAAAACTGATGTCGGAACTTGCAGATACATATCTCAAAGACGCGGTGCGTGTGCAGGTGAACCCTCCTGGGCAAGCGGTCAAGAAGATCGACCAGCGCGTACACTTTGTTGCGCAGGCGGCAAAATCCGAGCTGTTGGTCGAATTGCTCGATAAGCACCGCGATGAATTGGCTTTGGTTTTTGGCCGCACAAAACATGGCTGCGAAAAGCTTTTCAAATTCCTTGAGAAAAAGGGTTTCGCCGCGGCATCGATCCACGGCAACAAATCCCAGGGCCAGCGCGAACGCGCGATCGAGGCGTTTAAGTCCGGCAAGGTGCGTGTGCTTGTGGCCACCGACGTCGCTGCGCGCGGTATCGACATTCCCGGTGTGCGCCACGTCTATAACTATGATCTGCCAAACGTTGCTGAAAACTACGTTCACCGGATCGGGCGGACAGCGCGGGCAGGGGCCGAAGGCACAGCCCACGCGCTAGTCGCTCCAGACGAGATGATCGAACTTAAAGACATTGAAAAAGCGATGAAGGCGACGATCCCTATCGCGTCAGGCCGCGAATGGGATATCCAGCCGGGTCAGAAGAAGCGCCCGAACGGTGGCGGCGGCGGTGGTCGCGGACGCGGCAAGCCGCGCAACGCTGGTGGGGCCGGTGGTGGCAACAAGCCGGGTCATACCAACGCAAAACCGAAGTCGGGCAACCGGCGGCGCAAGCCTGCAACGGGCCGCGGGCGCAGCACTGCGGCTGCGTAA
- the trmD gene encoding tRNA (guanosine(37)-N1)-methyltransferase TrmD translates to MTKSPKAIGRKSISPTFKPRELMTDAPDLAGAWTAQIITLFPQAFPGILGESLTGKALKDGIWQLRTFDLREYGIGKHRNVDDTPAGGGAGMVLRADVLDAALRDASASAKGRMPLVYLSPRGKPMNQQMMQNIAQMDGITLLCGRFEGVDERVLQHYGIEEISLGDFVMTGSEIAAHALIDATVRLLPGVLGNADSAVEESFSSGLLEHPQYTKPAEWEGHAIPEVLLSGNHAKIAEWRKAESERITRERRPDLWKKHLDDT, encoded by the coding sequence ATGACCAAAAGCCCGAAAGCCATTGGACGCAAATCGATCAGTCCAACCTTCAAACCGCGCGAATTGATGACCGACGCGCCTGATCTTGCGGGCGCATGGACGGCCCAGATCATCACGCTGTTCCCACAAGCATTCCCTGGAATCCTGGGCGAAAGCTTGACAGGTAAGGCACTTAAAGACGGAATTTGGCAACTCCGCACGTTTGATCTGCGCGAATACGGCATCGGCAAGCATCGCAACGTCGATGACACGCCCGCTGGTGGCGGTGCCGGCATGGTCCTGCGCGCCGATGTGCTGGACGCGGCACTGCGCGATGCCAGTGCCAGTGCCAAAGGGCGCATGCCGCTGGTCTATCTGTCGCCACGCGGGAAACCGATGAACCAGCAGATGATGCAGAACATTGCGCAGATGGATGGTATCACGCTGCTCTGCGGTCGCTTTGAAGGCGTAGACGAACGAGTGTTGCAGCATTACGGGATCGAGGAAATCAGCCTTGGCGATTTTGTGATGACCGGCAGCGAAATCGCAGCACACGCGCTGATCGATGCCACAGTACGACTGCTGCCGGGCGTTCTGGGGAACGCGGACAGCGCGGTTGAAGAGAGTTTTTCCAGCGGCCTGCTGGAACATCCGCAGTATACCAAGCCAGCCGAGTGGGAGGGGCACGCGATCCCAGAGGTTCTTCTATCGGGCAACCATGCCAAGATTGCAGAGTGGCGCAAGGCAGAGTCTGAGCGGATCACTCGCGAACGGCGGCCAGACTTGTGGAAAAAGCATTTAGACGACACTTAA
- a CDS encoding chorismate mutase, with protein sequence MTDVANRAAALLREHRESIDRLDAILVYTLGERFKHTQAVGKLKATHDLPPSDPDREAAQIARLTDLANRADLDPDFAKKFLNFIIAEVIQHHKQHQENT encoded by the coding sequence ATGACTGATGTCGCTAATCGCGCCGCCGCGCTCTTGAGAGAGCATCGTGAAAGCATCGACCGCCTTGATGCCATTCTGGTCTATACGCTTGGCGAACGGTTCAAGCACACGCAAGCGGTTGGCAAGCTGAAAGCCACCCACGACCTGCCCCCGTCCGATCCCGACCGCGAAGCGGCCCAGATCGCGCGGCTGACAGATTTGGCGAACCGGGCCGATCTCGACCCGGATTTCGCCAAGAAGTTTTTGAACTTCATCATCGCTGAAGTCATTCAGCACCATAAGCAACACCAAGAAAACACCTGA
- a CDS encoding DUF4387 family protein → MAELRTLVQKVRSKNAGPFWLTIDIFCGDAERYADVIKRLKTDAVSRLFQSNSQTLKRFDIADLHVIKFSLPRPAIQGDIHDRDMHGASWAALLAELDI, encoded by the coding sequence TTGGCTGAACTGCGCACGCTTGTCCAGAAAGTACGGTCCAAGAACGCCGGCCCGTTTTGGTTGACGATAGATATATTCTGTGGCGATGCTGAACGATATGCAGATGTCATCAAACGCCTGAAAACGGACGCGGTTTCTCGACTGTTTCAATCCAATAGCCAGACCCTGAAGCGGTTCGATATCGCTGACCTTCATGTCATCAAGTTCAGCCTGCCGCGCCCGGCGATACAGGGCGATATACATGACCGCGACATGCACGGCGCGTCATGGGCCGCGCTTTTGGCAGAGCTGGATATCTAG
- a CDS encoding division plane positioning ATPase MipZ, giving the protein MAHIIVVGNEKGGAGKSTVAMHVATALARMGHKVGTLDLDLRQKTLGRYINNRLTYMKKVGLDLPTPAYQDLPEIDQSQLRPGENVYDHRLSMAVAKLEPNADFILIDCPGSHTRLSQVAHSLADTLITPLNDSFIDFDLLAHVDTDAEEITGPSVYSEMVWNARQLRAKAGLPPIDWVVVRNRLGAQAMVNKEKMHRALDKLSKRIGFRTATGFNERVIFRELFPRGLTLLDLRDLGVKGMNISNVAARQELRDLIKGLDLPGVEVNF; this is encoded by the coding sequence GTGGCACATATAATCGTTGTCGGAAACGAAAAGGGCGGAGCGGGGAAATCCACAGTCGCCATGCATGTCGCGACGGCGCTGGCGCGCATGGGCCACAAGGTCGGCACGCTTGATCTGGACCTGCGCCAGAAGACGCTGGGCCGCTATATCAACAACCGTCTGACCTACATGAAAAAAGTCGGACTGGACCTGCCCACCCCGGCCTATCAGGACCTACCTGAAATAGATCAAAGCCAGCTTCGTCCGGGCGAAAACGTCTATGACCACCGCCTTTCGATGGCCGTTGCCAAGCTGGAGCCCAACGCCGATTTCATCTTGATCGACTGTCCCGGCAGCCACACACGGCTGTCACAGGTTGCCCATTCGCTAGCTGATACACTGATTACGCCGCTAAACGACAGTTTCATTGACTTCGACCTTTTGGCTCATGTTGACACGGATGCTGAAGAAATCACGGGTCCGTCGGTGTACTCGGAAATGGTTTGGAATGCCCGTCAGTTGCGCGCGAAGGCTGGCCTGCCCCCGATTGACTGGGTCGTGGTGCGCAACCGTCTTGGCGCGCAGGCCATGGTCAACAAGGAAAAAATGCATCGTGCATTGGACAAGCTGTCCAAGCGGATCGGATTCCGTACCGCGACAGGTTTCAATGAGCGGGTGATTTTTCGCGAGCTTTTTCCACGAGGCCTGACGTTGCTTGATCTGCGCGACCTTGGCGTGAAGGGCATGAATATTTCCAATGTCGCCGCAAGGCAGGAACTGCGCGATCTGATAAAGGGGCTGGATCTGCCCGGTGTCGAAGTCAACTTCTAA
- a CDS encoding GNAT family N-acetyltransferase, which yields MLTTERLTLRRPKASDWPAFRDFLTSERSRAIGGPDHIGVAWRTFASEIGHWDINGFGMWSVTRTGDDTNIALIGPWHPIDWPEKEIGWMVLDPAVEGTGIATEAARAAINHAFTELGWDTAVSYIDPDNYRSIALAEKLGAVRDDAATPPERYPGAYVYRHPRVAA from the coding sequence ATGCTGACAACGGAACGCCTGACATTGCGACGCCCGAAAGCGTCCGACTGGCCCGCGTTTCGCGACTTCCTGACGTCCGAGCGGTCACGTGCCATTGGCGGCCCGGACCATATTGGCGTCGCTTGGCGCACCTTCGCCAGTGAGATCGGACATTGGGACATCAACGGTTTCGGCATGTGGTCGGTCACCCGCACTGGCGATGACACGAACATCGCTTTGATCGGTCCGTGGCATCCCATCGACTGGCCTGAGAAGGAAATTGGCTGGATGGTCCTTGATCCGGCAGTCGAGGGCACCGGCATCGCAACCGAAGCGGCGCGCGCAGCCATCAACCATGCTTTCACGGAACTGGGGTGGGACACGGCTGTCAGCTATATCGATCCGGACAACTACCGCTCGATCGCGTTGGCAGAAAAGCTCGGGGCCGTCCGCGACGATGCGGCGACCCCGCCAGAACGCTACCCCGGCGCATATGTCTATCGGCATCCAAGGGTGGCGGCATGA
- a CDS encoding DUF1800 domain-containing protein has translation MFHLSRRSFHKAALASLVAGLAKSAFASSPSDILLNRLTFGARPGEEIGDLASWLDQQFSIPANPPDLKARLADAWLHIAFDAGMQESGATYAAVDEMRPLSALFRDPAEMLDLLDYEKPFNYRERIRPADEVVAASLIRAVHSEAQLREVITQFWHDHFSVNAYKDEATAVYFPTYDSILRANALGNFRELLGAVATSPAMLTYLNNDGSRASPANENYARELLELHTLGAEHYHNDLYDDWAAVPGARDGLAKGYIDQDVYEVARAFTGWTVGDGRWVDEGVETPRTGRFAYVESWHDPYQKRILATEFPPNAGPMEDGRRVLDLLAYHPATARFVTRKFLLRLGIESPSDAYHARVASMFRSTAKAPDQIAQVIRAIVLDDEFATTPQTKLRRPFEVLAALYRRTGASVASPQMTFTAYLQDAGWSQHAVRPPTGHSDRSEYWANTRTLNGTISMLLAAHEDWFEAADVAALERIPDGLRTWGDLGTYWTTRVCALDSVDPWIELMGVASSDPLPRDDPGWIRWAAQSAIVIAAVNPEFMVR, from the coding sequence ATGTTCCACTTGTCGCGCCGATCGTTTCACAAGGCGGCCCTGGCCTCGCTGGTGGCAGGCTTGGCCAAGTCGGCCTTTGCATCATCGCCTTCCGATATTCTTCTAAATCGTCTGACCTTTGGCGCGCGACCAGGGGAGGAGATCGGCGATCTGGCGAGTTGGCTGGATCAGCAGTTTTCGATCCCAGCAAACCCGCCGGACCTGAAGGCCCGACTTGCCGACGCCTGGCTGCACATTGCTTTTGATGCGGGAATGCAGGAGTCCGGTGCGACTTATGCTGCCGTGGATGAAATGCGACCCCTGTCTGCTTTGTTTCGTGATCCCGCGGAAATGCTGGATCTTCTCGATTATGAGAAACCATTCAATTACCGCGAGCGCATCCGTCCGGCGGACGAAGTGGTTGCTGCATCGCTGATCCGCGCCGTTCATTCAGAGGCCCAACTGCGCGAAGTCATCACACAATTCTGGCACGACCATTTCAGCGTGAATGCTTATAAGGATGAAGCAACCGCTGTTTACTTTCCCACCTACGATTCAATTCTGCGCGCCAACGCACTTGGAAACTTCCGCGAACTGCTCGGAGCTGTTGCTACGTCTCCTGCAATGCTGACTTATCTTAACAACGACGGGTCACGCGCGAGCCCCGCCAACGAAAACTATGCACGCGAATTGCTTGAATTGCATACGCTTGGTGCGGAACACTATCACAACGATCTTTATGACGACTGGGCTGCCGTGCCGGGCGCGCGCGATGGCCTCGCAAAAGGCTATATCGATCAGGACGTTTACGAGGTTGCACGTGCATTTACGGGATGGACTGTTGGTGACGGGCGCTGGGTTGATGAAGGTGTTGAAACGCCACGCACGGGTCGGTTCGCCTATGTTGAAAGCTGGCATGACCCGTATCAGAAACGAATCCTCGCCACCGAATTTCCACCCAATGCCGGACCGATGGAGGACGGGCGTCGTGTGCTGGATCTTTTGGCGTATCACCCTGCAACGGCACGCTTCGTCACCCGCAAATTTCTGTTGCGACTGGGCATCGAAAGCCCAAGCGATGCGTATCATGCGCGGGTCGCATCCATGTTCCGATCGACAGCCAAAGCGCCGGATCAAATCGCACAGGTGATCCGCGCGATCGTGCTGGACGACGAATTCGCAACCACGCCACAGACAAAACTGCGTCGGCCCTTCGAAGTGCTAGCAGCCTTGTATCGCCGCACTGGTGCGTCAGTCGCGAGCCCACAAATGACCTTCACTGCCTATTTGCAGGATGCCGGCTGGTCACAGCATGCGGTCCGGCCGCCAACTGGACATTCTGACCGTTCGGAATACTGGGCCAATACGCGCACGCTTAACGGCACAATTTCGATGCTGCTTGCCGCGCATGAAGACTGGTTTGAAGCCGCCGATGTCGCCGCACTTGAACGTATTCCTGACGGACTGCGGACATGGGGTGATCTAGGAACTTACTGGACGACACGTGTCTGCGCGCTCGATTCCGTTGATCCGTGGATTGAGCTGATGGGCGTTGCTTCATCCGACCCGCTACCAAGAGATGATCCAGGGTGGATCAGGTGGGCCGCGCAATCCGCGATTGTCATCGCGGCGGTCAATCCGGAATTCATGGTGCGCTGA
- the rplS gene encoding 50S ribosomal protein L19, protein MDLIAQLEAEQVAALGKTIPDFKAGDTVRVGYKVTEGSRTRVQNYEGVCIARKNGSGIAGSFTVRKISFGEGVERVFPLHSTNIDSIEVVRRGRVRRAKLYYLRSRRGKSARIAEVANYKAPTGAEA, encoded by the coding sequence ATGGATTTGATCGCACAACTCGAAGCGGAGCAGGTTGCTGCGCTGGGGAAAACCATCCCCGACTTCAAAGCGGGTGACACCGTCCGCGTGGGTTACAAAGTGACCGAAGGGTCGCGCACCCGTGTTCAGAATTACGAAGGCGTCTGCATTGCACGCAAAAACGGATCGGGCATCGCCGGATCTTTCACAGTGCGCAAGATTTCCTTTGGTGAGGGTGTGGAACGTGTTTTCCCGCTGCACTCTACCAACATCGACAGCATCGAAGTCGTCCGCCGCGGTCGCGTGCGTCGCGCCAAGCTGTACTATCTCCGCTCGCGCCGTGGTAAATCCGCGCGTATCGCTGAGGTCGCAAATTACAAAGCGCCGACTGGCGCTGAAGCGTAA
- a CDS encoding DUF1501 domain-containing protein, giving the protein MADPILVVLFLRGGCDGLNLVCPAGDADLVAARPDTLRVERKGDDAGLLLSEQAADVDFRLHPQAKFLWELFEAKELAIIHAAGLTDGTRSHFDAEAKMERAAPNGAAGGWLGRYLTAIAPEGLLPTLAIGSEVPDSLGGAAQVALAEQLSDLIIAQGWDIAPLLKQRLASGFGTHSLLAQPVERLLQLSSLLESRIVNDAGEVTDYVPEADYPECNLSRSLISVAQSIKLDMGLRVATVDFGGWDTHMDQSSAFGGLVHDLSGALGAFWRDLGTHQEHTTVVVMSEFGRRLRANTSGGTDHGFGNAMMVLGPTVKGGRMIGAWPGLSNDALDSGADLDITTDYRTVLSDVMTRHMKFDDIDLLFPGFTYRSAGIFA; this is encoded by the coding sequence ATGGCAGATCCAATCCTTGTAGTTTTGTTCCTGCGCGGCGGCTGTGATGGCCTCAATCTGGTCTGTCCTGCCGGAGATGCGGACTTGGTTGCGGCACGCCCGGACACCCTGCGGGTTGAGCGCAAAGGCGATGATGCCGGCCTATTGCTGTCCGAGCAGGCGGCAGATGTCGATTTCCGCCTTCACCCACAAGCAAAGTTCTTGTGGGAGCTTTTTGAAGCCAAGGAATTGGCCATTATCCACGCGGCCGGGCTGACGGACGGTACGCGCAGCCATTTCGATGCCGAAGCGAAGATGGAGCGCGCAGCACCCAACGGCGCGGCAGGCGGCTGGCTTGGCCGGTATCTGACCGCAATCGCGCCAGAAGGGCTTTTGCCCACGTTGGCAATCGGCTCTGAAGTGCCCGACAGTTTGGGCGGCGCTGCCCAAGTGGCACTTGCTGAGCAACTGAGCGACCTTATCATCGCGCAGGGTTGGGATATTGCGCCGCTCTTGAAACAGCGCCTCGCTAGCGGTTTTGGCACGCACAGCCTTCTCGCGCAGCCTGTCGAACGCCTGCTGCAATTGTCTTCATTGCTCGAAAGCCGGATCGTAAATGATGCTGGTGAGGTAACCGATTACGTGCCGGAAGCGGATTATCCTGAATGCAACCTTTCCCGTTCTCTGATATCTGTAGCCCAGTCAATCAAGCTCGACATGGGGTTGCGTGTCGCGACCGTCGACTTTGGCGGATGGGATACGCATATGGACCAATCCAGTGCATTTGGCGGGCTGGTGCATGATCTTTCCGGCGCACTAGGTGCGTTTTGGCGCGATCTTGGCACGCATCAAGAACACACGACCGTAGTGGTGATGAGTGAGTTCGGACGCCGCTTGAGGGCGAACACTTCTGGCGGCACGGATCACGGTTTCGGAAATGCGATGATGGTGCTTGGGCCGACAGTTAAGGGTGGCCGCATGATAGGGGCGTGGCCGGGCCTTTCAAATGATGCTTTGGACTCTGGCGCAGATCTGGACATCACGACTGACTATCGAACCGTGCTTTCCGATGTGATGACCCGTCACATGAAATTCGATGATATAGATTTGCTGTTTCCCGGTTTCACTTATCGTTCCGCGGGCATTTTCGCCTAG
- a CDS encoding YaeQ family protein — translation MAQNATVYKVELSVSDMDRHYYETHKLTVAKHPSETDERLMVRILAFALNAHEQLEMTRGLSTDDEPDIWRKSLSGELELWVALGLPSEKIVRQSCGKADKVIVYTYGGKTAEMWWEKIKNGTARFDNLYVSNLSEQETGDLGRLANRAMKLQINIQDGEVMVSVGDNIVYVTPAKWKDAGR, via the coding sequence ATGGCGCAAAATGCCACCGTTTATAAGGTAGAACTTTCCGTGTCGGATATGGATCGTCACTACTACGAGACCCACAAACTCACGGTCGCCAAACATCCATCAGAAACGGATGAACGGCTGATGGTGCGCATTCTTGCTTTCGCACTGAATGCGCACGAGCAGTTGGAAATGACGCGTGGCCTATCGACAGATGACGAGCCTGATATCTGGCGGAAAAGCCTAAGTGGTGAACTTGAACTGTGGGTGGCGTTGGGACTTCCGAGCGAAAAAATTGTCCGTCAGTCATGCGGCAAGGCCGACAAGGTGATTGTCTACACATATGGTGGCAAAACAGCAGAGATGTGGTGGGAAAAGATCAAAAACGGCACAGCCCGCTTCGACAACCTTTATGTCAGCAATCTCTCGGAACAAGAAACCGGTGACTTGGGCCGGCTCGCAAATCGGGCCATGAAACTGCAGATCAATATTCAGGACGGCGAGGTCATGGTCAGTGTTGGTGACAATATCGTATATGTCACTCCGGCCAAATGGAAAGATGCCGGTCGCTGA
- the rpsP gene encoding 30S ribosomal protein S16 translates to MAMKIRLARGGSKKRPFYSIVAADSRMPRDGRFIEKLGTYNPMLPKDSEERVKMNMERVKYWLGEGAQPTDRISRMLEAAGELPKKTRSNPKKGKPGKAAQDRANEKAEKAKAAEEAANAPAEEAPAEEAPAEEAAAEE, encoded by the coding sequence ATGGCTATGAAAATTCGTCTCGCCCGCGGCGGCTCCAAGAAGCGCCCTTTCTACTCGATCGTCGCTGCCGACAGCCGCATGCCACGCGATGGCCGCTTTATCGAAAAGCTGGGCACTTACAATCCGATGCTTCCCAAGGATAGCGAAGAGCGCGTCAAAATGAACATGGAGCGCGTGAAATACTGGCTTGGCGAAGGTGCCCAGCCAACAGACCGTATTTCCCGGATGCTGGAAGCTGCTGGCGAATTGCCCAAGAAAACACGCAGTAACCCCAAGAAGGGCAAACCGGGCAAGGCTGCGCAGGATCGCGCGAACGAGAAAGCCGAAAAGGCAAAAGCCGCTGAAGAAGCTGCAAATGCCCCAGCTGAAGAAGCACCCGCGGAAGAAGCACCCGCAGAAGAAGCTGCGGCTGAAGAGTAA
- a CDS encoding acyclic terpene utilization AtuA family protein: MVKVLIPSGALGLNYDKVALRRGVAAKPDIIVVDGGSTDSGPAYLGQGVSKYARSSTKIEWAGLMEARAQAGVPLVIGTAGTCGADTAVDWMLDITREIAAEQGTPLKIAVLYSGQDKTDIANALTEGRVQPLGNAPDISETIIQDCTHIVALAGAEQITAALDTGADIVIAGRTTDTAIIAALPLQKGCHAGGAWHGAKIGECGALCATNPQSGVILVDFDAEGFTVTPLADGAHASPHTVSAHMLYENADPFILYEPGGHLDVTQAKYAAIDKTSVRVMGSQWVPSETYTVKLEGACPAGFQVVLMALLRDRRYVESAQIWADDIVAKCRAKAADRLRTDDFTIEIRLIGQNASFGSLETRRSEAVEIGVLAMVTAPTEALALEIGKMLNPYLLHHPLTPDEEQPTFAFPYSPAEMPRGQIYRFALNHVLTLDDPMDAFRIEVHDVG, from the coding sequence ATGGTCAAGGTTCTGATCCCCTCCGGTGCTCTTGGACTGAACTACGACAAGGTCGCACTGCGGCGTGGTGTGGCGGCGAAACCCGATATTATTGTCGTTGACGGTGGCTCTACGGACAGCGGGCCTGCATATCTGGGACAGGGCGTGTCAAAATACGCCCGCTCCTCGACCAAAATCGAATGGGCCGGGCTGATGGAGGCGCGCGCACAGGCGGGCGTTCCACTTGTTATCGGCACCGCTGGAACCTGCGGTGCTGACACGGCAGTTGACTGGATGTTGGACATCACCCGCGAAATCGCGGCAGAACAGGGAACCCCGCTTAAAATTGCGGTTCTCTATAGCGGGCAAGATAAGACAGACATCGCAAACGCGCTGACAGAAGGACGGGTTCAGCCACTTGGAAATGCGCCCGACATTTCCGAGACAATCATTCAGGACTGCACACATATCGTCGCGCTGGCAGGGGCCGAGCAGATCACAGCCGCACTAGATACTGGGGCCGATATCGTGATCGCCGGACGTACGACAGATACCGCAATCATTGCCGCGCTGCCGTTGCAGAAAGGGTGTCACGCCGGTGGTGCATGGCACGGGGCGAAGATTGGTGAATGTGGGGCGCTTTGTGCGACTAACCCGCAATCGGGCGTGATCCTTGTCGATTTCGATGCTGAAGGGTTTACGGTCACACCTCTGGCCGATGGAGCGCATGCGAGCCCGCACACAGTGTCTGCCCATATGCTTTATGAAAACGCGGACCCTTTTATCTTATATGAACCAGGTGGTCATCTTGATGTCACGCAGGCGAAATATGCGGCGATTGATAAAACGTCGGTGCGTGTAATGGGATCGCAGTGGGTGCCGTCAGAAACCTACACAGTCAAACTGGAAGGTGCGTGCCCGGCGGGTTTTCAGGTCGTTCTGATGGCGCTACTGCGCGACCGACGCTACGTCGAGAGCGCACAAATCTGGGCGGACGACATTGTCGCGAAATGTCGCGCCAAGGCGGCCGACCGTTTGCGAACTGACGATTTTACAATCGAAATTCGATTGATCGGTCAGAATGCCAGCTTTGGCAGCCTCGAAACTCGCAGGTCGGAAGCTGTTGAAATCGGCGTGCTCGCAATGGTCACAGCCCCGACAGAGGCATTGGCGCTTGAGATTGGCAAGATGCTCAACCCCTATCTTCTCCACCACCCGCTGACGCCGGATGAAGAACAACCAACTTTTGCGTTTCCATACTCACCTGCGGAAATGCCCCGGGGCCAAATCTACCGCTTTGCATTGAACCACGTACTGACATTGGACGATCCAATGGACGCGTTTCGGATAGAGGTGCACGACGTTGGCTGA
- the rpmE gene encoding 50S ribosomal protein L31: MKKDIHPDYHIIDVKMTDGTVIQMKSTWGKEGDQMSLDVDPSVHPAWTGGGTRLMDAGGRVSKFKNKYAGLGF, from the coding sequence ATGAAAAAAGACATTCACCCAGATTATCACATCATCGACGTCAAGATGACAGATGGCACTGTGATTCAGATGAAATCCACTTGGGGCAAAGAAGGTGACCAGATGTCGCTTGACGTTGACCCATCCGTGCATCCTGCATGGACCGGTGGCGGCACCCGTCTGATGGACGCTGGCGGTCGCGTATCCAAGTTCAAGAACAAGTACGCTGGTCTGGGCTTCTAA
- the rimM gene encoding ribosome maturation factor RimM (Essential for efficient processing of 16S rRNA) yields the protein MTARIIVGTIAGAFGVHGEVRLKSFCADPQAIADYTPLYTEDGHAFAQIVITGQIKNGFSARIDGVVTKEDADALRNTPLYAAREVMPSLPDDEYYYADLIGLTVLNSGGEILGKVKNVMDHGAGDLLELNVPGQSETVLLPFTQAAVPTVDLAAKRIIADPPDGLFPDA from the coding sequence ATGACCGCACGGATCATCGTCGGAACGATCGCGGGTGCCTTCGGCGTCCACGGTGAGGTCCGCCTGAAATCCTTTTGCGCAGATCCGCAAGCGATTGCGGATTACACCCCGCTTTATACCGAAGACGGGCACGCCTTCGCCCAAATTGTCATCACGGGTCAGATCAAGAACGGTTTCAGCGCCCGAATTGATGGTGTCGTGACCAAAGAAGATGCCGACGCCCTTCGAAACACGCCACTTTATGCCGCACGTGAGGTGATGCCATCGCTTCCGGACGATGAATACTACTACGCCGATCTCATCGGTCTGACCGTTCTGAATTCCGGTGGCGAAATACTCGGCAAGGTCAAGAACGTGATGGATCACGGTGCCGGCGACCTGCTCGAACTCAACGTGCCCGGCCAGTCCGAAACTGTCTTGCTACCCTTTACGCAAGCTGCAGTGCCAACCGTCGACCTTGCCGCAAAACGGATCATTGCTGACCCGCCCGACGGCCTTTTCCCCGATGCCTGA